In the Gorilla gorilla gorilla isolate KB3781 chromosome 1, NHGRI_mGorGor1-v2.1_pri, whole genome shotgun sequence genome, TGGATCCTGAGATTCCATCTTTTCCAACTCCAAGGCAAGTGGAACTAGAAAATAAGGTGCCTGTGTGTCAGGTCTCCCCAGCTCTGCTGTGGCGGGCCCTTAAGATCACCTCACTGAACCCTCACGCTGCCTCATGAAGTTTATACAATTATtaggtctgttttacagagatagaaactgaggccaagaggcTAATTAATTTCCAAAGCCTAAGGCCAGAAAGTGATGGTATCCAGACTTGCCCCAGGGCTGACTTCTGAGCCAGTCTGGTACCTAGGGCACACTGCCGCCTCCTTCCAAAGCGAGCTTAGGGGGCAGGATTCCAGTGGGAAGGAAGCTCTGAGCAGGCAGCCTCAGCCACCTCTGAGACTCTGTATCctgggccaggtgccatggcagAGAAGGTGCTGGTAACAGGTGGGGCTGGCTACATTGGCAGCCACACGGTGCTGGAGCTGCTGGAGGCTGGCTACTTGCCTGTGGTCATCGATAACTTCCATAATGCCTTCCGTGGTGAGCGGGGCAGTGGGGCTGGGGCTACTTGAGGGGATGGCAGAAGCAAAACCCTGGGTTCCACCTCCACCACCGGGCGGGGAATGTGTGTCTGGCTAGTCCCTGGGAACACAGCACCCCATGTCGTGATGATGTGGCCTGCATGTACCCTACCAGGAGGGGGCTCCCTGCCTGAGAGCCTGCGGCGGGTCCAGGAGCTGACAGGCCGCTCTGTGGAGTTTGAGGAGATGGACATTTTGGACCAGGGAGCCCTACAGCGTCTCTTCAAAAAGGTGggtgcaggctgggcacggtggctcaagcctgtaattccagcactttggaaggccgaggtgaggagatcacttgaccccaggtgttcaagaccagcctgctcaacacggtgaaaccccatctctacagaaaaatacaaaaattagctgggcatggtagcgcatacctgtggtcccagctactcgggaggctggcatgggaggatggcttgagcctgggaggtggaggttgcggtgagctgagatggcaccactgcactccagcctggacaacagagtgagactgtcaaaaaaaaaaaaaaaaaaaaaaaaggtgggtgcAGGCAGGCAGGCCGAGGGCATTGCCAAGGACTAAAACCAGTAGAGCAACCTCTGGCCACGTCGCCCCTGCAGCACAGCTTTATGGCGGTCATCCACTTTGCGGGGCTCAAGGCCGTGGGCGAGTCGGTGCAGAAGCCTCTGGATTATTACAGAGTTAACCTGACCGGGACCATCCAGCTTCTGGAGGTGAGAGGcatggggcagggcacagacactAGGAGGGTGTCCAGCTGGACCCCAGCCTGGCAGGCAGTGCCAAACACAGAGCCCAAGCTGTATCATCCTGGACTCATGTCTTTACCTCccagtctcagtttccccatctgtaaatgaGAGTGCTCATCACCTCAGCCCCATTCTCCTGTGGAGGAGTAACAGGGTGGGAGTAATGTGTGAGGCAGAGGCCACTGATGCCATCTCTCCACGGCCAGATCATGAAGGCCCACGGGGTGAAGAACCTGGTGTTCAGCAGCTCAGCCACTGTGTACGGGAACCCCCAGTACCTGCCCCTGGACGAGGCCCACCCCACGGGTGGTTGTACCAACCCTTACGGCAAGTCCAAGTTCTTCATCGAGGAAATGATCCGGGACCTGTGCCAGGCAGACAAGGTGAGGGCCCCCTTGACAGTGCCCTGGCTCCACTGATCGATGGACTCCTCAGGGCCCACCCTGAGCCCAAGGGTGGGATTCCGAACACCCCCACTAAGGAGGAAGCTAAGGCTCAGGCAGTTGCAGTGGAGGGCCCCATCCCCTGCTTGTTTCTAAAGATAATAAATAGacaactggccgggcacagtggctcatacctgtaatctcagcactttgggaggcccaggtgggcagatcacctgaggtcaggagttcgagaccagcctggacaacatggtaaaacccccatctctactaaaaatacaaacattagccgggcatggtggtgtgtgcctgtggtcccagctattcgggaggctgaggcacaagaattgcttgaacctggaaggcagaggttgaagtgagccaaatcaggccactacactccagcctgggccatagtgagactccatctcaaaaaaacagaataggCATTGGGGAGGGCTCTGGGTTCAGCTGGGACACGTTGCCTGTGCCTCTGGCCTCACCACCTGACCCACATCCCACAGACTTGGAACGCAGTGCTGCTGCGCTATTTCAACCCCACAGGTGCCCATGCCTCTGGCTGCATCGGTGAGGATCCCCAGGGCATACCCAACAACCTCATGCCTTATGTCTCCCAGGTAAGGCAAAAGGGAAGGGACAGAGGAGTGGCCCTGGGGTTAAAGCTGGTGCCTGGGATCTGGGACGAACTGACCTGATCTCCACCTCCAGGTGGCGATCGGGCGACGGGAGGCCCTGAATGTCTTTGGCAATGACTATGACACAGAGGATGGCACAGGTGAGCCTAGGACCAGGGGGACCTAGGAGTGGGAGCCAGGAAGGAGAGTCAGGGGGAACAGACTCCCCATCCAACACACTCCCTTCTCTGCAGGTGTCCGGGATTACATCCATGTCGTGGATCTGGCCAAGGGCCACATTGCAGCCTTAAGGAAGCTGAAAGAACAGTGTGGCTGCCGGgtaggaagaaaagggagaagtgagggaggggagggaccaGATCCAGGCAGAGCGGCCCAGAGGGGTGGTCAGTCCAGCCCGCTCCATAAACCCTGTTCTCCGCGGGCCAGATCTACAACCTGGGCACGGGCACAGGCTATTCAGTGCTGCAGATGGTCCAGGCTATGGAGAAGGCCTCTGGGAAGAAGGTAGgcccccccgccccacccacctcacccacctcaccccacccagCTCTCAGCAGCAGAGCAGCTTTGGCCCTTCCCACTCACCTCTCTGGAGGGTACCTGGCACTGCCCAGTCTCCTCAGCCTGCCTAGCACCCGGTGCCTGCGGGTGAGCCGCTGCTCTGCACTTCCGCTTCTTAAAGACCTGGCCAGCAGCTGGGCCAGGGCCAGCTCAGCTAAGCTCCAACTACCTCCTGTCTTGCAGATCCCGTACAAGGTGGTGGCACGGCGGGAAGGTGATGTGGCAGCCTGTTACGCCAACCCCAGCCTGGCCCAAGAGGAGCTGGGGTGGACAGCAGCCTTAGGGCTGGACAGGATGTGTGAGTGCTGGCCTGACCCCTGCAGTTAGGGGCCAGGGAGGGGCTAAATCAGATCTGGGCATGCCCACCCAGGgcgggctgtggggtgggggaggctcTGCATTCCACCGTTGGCCCTGAGCACACACCTCGCCGTGTTGCAGGTGAGGATCTCTGGCGCTGGCAGAAGCAGAATCCTTCAGGCTTTGGCACACAAGCCTGAGGACCCTCCCCTACCAAGGACCAGGAAAAGCGCAGCTGCCTGCTCTCCAGCCTCTGGCAGGAACTCAGGGCCCTGGAGCTGCTGGGGCCAAGCCAAGGCCTCCCCTACCTCAAACACCAGCTGGGCCCGCTCAGCCCACCAGGCATGAGGCCAAGGGCTCCACTGACCAGGAGACCGAGGTCTCTAACTCTTATCTTCCACAGGGTCCAAGAGTTCATCAGGACCCCCAAGAGTGAGTGAGGGGGCAAGGCTCTGGCAcaaaacctcctcctcccaggcactCATTTATATTGCTCTGAAAGAGCTTtccaaagtatttaaaaataaaaacaagttttctTACACTGGGGCAGGTTCTCACAGATGGTCACTATCCACCCCTGGAATAGAATCAGCCAGGCCTGAGCGTTGAGGAagcaatttctttaattttatcgGAATCCAGGACACAACAAGAAAAACACCCAAAAACCACATGGAGACAGAAGACGAGACACAACTCCTcccccactgcctccctgctctaGAGTGGGGACAAAGTGGGGGTGAGACAGCTGGGGGGAGACCTGAACCTCAGTCCAGCCCTACAGGCTCCAGGCCTGCAGGGAAGGAGGGTAACGGGGAGGCAGGGCCCAGCACCCCAGTGTGGGGAAACAGCTGAGGGAAGGCCCCCCTCAAAAGGCTCCACCTCCTCACCAGCACTCCTGCCCAGGGACAGGGAGCCCACAGCAGCAAGGGGACCCCGGGGCCATGGCCACATTCATGACTGAGAAGCAGCTGAGTGGAGGCAGGAGACACACGATTATCTGGGCAGAATCAGTtggggcaggggcctgggagGGCCCCATGGGCCAAACCCTGAGGTCACAGGAGGGGGCCCAAAGCGGGGCTAGTGAGTGAGGTCCTGAGTGAGTGGGTCAGCGGCTGGGCCCCTTTCTCCAGCTGCCTGTAGCCCCTCCAATACTGCTGCCAGGGGGGCCCGCCTCCAGGGAAATGGATAAGAAAGCAGCCTGCCCCTGCTGCAGACAGAGCCAGGTGGCTAAGGCCAGGAAGGAAGGCCCGACCAGGCCTTGCCACCTGCCCCCAGAGGCCTGTGGGAAAAGGACAGGTCAGGAAGGGTGGGGACAGGGGCTCGACCGGCTCAGATCCAAGATGGTGCCACGCTTGCTTGCTGAGTCCCCCATGAGCTGGGGTACTGCACTGGGGCCAGCGACTAGTTAGACAGGAGGCAGCAGCTTCTCAAGAAATTCCTTCACAGCTGCCATCTCCTGAGGGGATTAAGAGGGGATCACGAGAGGCACCTGGCTGGAGGCAGCAAAGTGGGAGTGGGAAATGGTCCCCCCACTGACCTGAGGACAGGAGCTGTGCATGACACCCGGGTATGTCTTGAACTGGACCCTGGCAGGTGTGACAACAGACCGGAGCTTCTCAGCCGTCAGGGCCCCAAACCGTACGGGCACCATGGGGTCCAGCTCCCCATGGCACTGGAGTATGGCCAGGTCCTTGGCACTGCCATTAGCTGCCTGGGGGCCGGACAGGACTCAGGGCAAAGCTAGTGCTGCAGCAGTCCCCAAGCCACGAGGATGCAGACACAAAGGGCGGGGGGGTCAGTGGGGACATTCACCTGGGGGAAGGCCCGGTGCAGAGGCAGCCAGCAGCTCAATGCCACGATGCCAGCCAGAGGGTGGGGGCAGGTAAGGGCCGTGTAGAGGGACAGGGCCCCGCcctggagggaggagagaggggtcaTGAGGGCACAGCTCACTCACCGGCCACCCCTACCCCCTACCCCCCAACCCCTCTCCCCTCACCTGTGAAAAGCCTCCCAGGACGATTCGATTGGCAGGGATCCCGTTCTTCATTTCATGCTCAATCAAGGCCTTGACTGGGGGGAGGGGGCATGAGTGGGTAGAGGGAAGCTGCCAAGGGGCCCAATAAGGGAGCCAGGCTGAGGAACCGCCCAGCGCTTTCctggggggcaggggaaggaggatgtggaggaggggctggggtctTACTGTTCTCTGCTGCCTTCTTGATGCCAGCCTCGTCCTCTGGGGCATCTGGACTCAGCCCCATCAGGTCAAACCTTGGGAGTAGAGGCACTGGCAGCTATAGAAAACCCCAGCCAGCCCCCTGTGGCTCCCTCAGCCCAAGTGTCCTCatccccctgcccacccccactcccaaacTCACCAGGAGGGCATCACCATCTTCATGTTGAGGGTCACAGGGATCCTAGGCCTGGGGAAAGAGAGCCAGAGGGCCCATCATGCTCAGGAGGAATGAGGAGGCCAGAGCTCAGAGCCTGGAGTGGGGCCGCGCCGCCCCTGGTGGCCCCTCCCAGCAGGCAGGGCCTGTGTTTAAGGTGTTGCCAGGCAACCTGCCACGTGGGGCTGGAGGCTGTGGTTGGGGCAAAGCGCCAGCAATGGAGAAGCAGAGCCCAGCGCTTGGTGTGACGGGGTCCCAGGTAGTCGGTGAGTACTTGGGGAAGGGGCAAAGGGAGGTGTGGGTTCTAGGAGAGCTCAGGTCTAGGAGGCCCTAGGGCTGGGGGCTGGTGCTGGACCCCACTCCTGGGGGCTCCACAGGAGCTAAGGCTGAAAATGCCACTTCTGACTGCCCTGAGCCCAAGCCCCAGGATGCAACTGACAGGAGAGAACAGGCCTGGGATGACAGGACCACCCCCAGATgatcccca is a window encoding:
- the GALE gene encoding UDP-glucose 4-epimerase isoform X1, with the translated sequence MAEKVLVTGGAGYIGSHTVLELLEAGYLPVVIDNFHNAFRGGGSLPESLRRVQELTGRSVEFEEMDILDQGALQRLFKKHSFMAVIHFAGLKAVGESVQKPLDYYRVNLTGTIQLLEIMKAHGVKNLVFSSSATVYGNPQYLPLDEAHPTGGCTNPYGKSKFFIEEMIRDLCQADKTWNAVLLRYFNPTGAHASGCIGEDPQGIPNNLMPYVSQVAIGRREALNVFGNDYDTEDGTGVRDYIHVVDLAKGHIAALRKLKEQCGCRIYNLGTGTGYSVLQMVQAMEKASGKKIPYKVVARREGDVAACYANPSLAQEELGWTAALGLDRMCEDLWRWQKQNPSGFGTQA
- the GALE gene encoding UDP-glucose 4-epimerase isoform X2; translated protein: MAEKVLVTGGAGYIGSHTVLELLEAGYLPVVIDNFHNAFRGGGSLPESLRRVQELTGRSVEFEEMDILDQGALQRLFKKHSFMAVIHFAGLKAVGESVQKPLDYYRVNLTGTIQLLEIMKAHGVKNLVFSSSATVYGNPQYLPLDEAHPTGGCTNPYGKSKFFIEEMIRDLCQADKTWNAVLLRYFNPTGAHASGCIGEDPQGIPNNLMPYVSQVAIGRREALNVFGNDYDTEDGTGVRDYIHVVDLAKGHIAALRKLKEQCGCRIPYKVVARREGDVAACYANPSLAQEELGWTAALGLDRMCEDLWRWQKQNPSGFGTQA
- the GALE gene encoding UDP-glucose 4-epimerase isoform X3 translates to MAEKVLVTGGAGYIGSHTVLELLEAGYLPVVIDNFHNAFRGGGSLPESLRRVQELTGRSVEFEEMDILDQGALQRLFKKIMKAHGVKNLVFSSSATVYGNPQYLPLDEAHPTGGCTNPYGKSKFFIEEMIRDLCQADKTWNAVLLRYFNPTGAHASGCIGEDPQGIPNNLMPYVSQVAIGRREALNVFGNDYDTEDGTGVRDYIHVVDLAKGHIAALRKLKEQCGCRIYNLGTGTGYSVLQMVQAMEKASGKKIPYKVVARREGDVAACYANPSLAQEELGWTAALGLDRMCEDLWRWQKQNPSGFGTQA
- the GALE gene encoding UDP-glucose 4-epimerase isoform X4, whose amino-acid sequence is MAEKVLVTGGAGYIGSHTVLELLEAGYLPVVIDNFHNAFRGGGSLPESLRRVQELTGRSVEFEEMDILDQGALQRLFKKIMKAHGVKNLVFSSSATVYGNPQYLPLDEAHPTGGCTNPYGKSKFFIEEMIRDLCQADKTWNAVLLRYFNPTGAHASGCIGEDPQGIPNNLMPYVSQVAIGRREALNVFGNDYDTEDGTGVRDYIHVVDLAKGHIAALRKLKEQCGCRIPYKVVARREGDVAACYANPSLAQEELGWTAALGLDRMCEDLWRWQKQNPSGFGTQA
- the GALE gene encoding UDP-glucose 4-epimerase isoform X5, which gives rise to MDILDQGALQRLFKKHSFMAVIHFAGLKAVGESVQKPLDYYRVNLTGTIQLLEIMKAHGVKNLVFSSSATVYGNPQYLPLDEAHPTGGCTNPYGKSKFFIEEMIRDLCQADKTWNAVLLRYFNPTGAHASGCIGEDPQGIPNNLMPYVSQVAIGRREALNVFGNDYDTEDGTGVRDYIHVVDLAKGHIAALRKLKEQCGCRIYNLGTGTGYSVLQMVQAMEKASGKKIPYKVVARREGDVAACYANPSLAQEELGWTAALGLDRMCEDLWRWQKQNPSGFGTQA
- the LYPLA2 gene encoding acyl-protein thioesterase 2, which produces MCGNTMSVPLLTDAATVSGAERETAAVIFLHGLGDTGHSWADALSTIRLPHVKYICPHAPRIPVTLNMKMVMPSWFDLMGLSPDAPEDEAGIKKAAENIKALIEHEMKNGIPANRIVLGGFSQGGALSLYTALTCPHPLAGIVALSCWLPLHRAFPQAANGSAKDLAILQCHGELDPMVPVRFGALTAEKLRSVVTPARVQFKTYPGVMHSSCPQEMAAVKEFLEKLLPPV